The Caldisericota bacterium genome includes a region encoding these proteins:
- a CDS encoding BfmA/BtgA family mobilization protein, translating into MAQKSIGISEATAADLAREANKHKVSRDKVISKMLDFFRIYGIDPFNYDAPADEMQKIIKRMDSVVAFMKKQEKDILIPTLTRLSTREDIVKGIAAGTNKTRESLSELLKLLREDFEKVQKENQELKNQLAEARKKSYQEHGKVVSEVSKMLQITMDAGGWGGKKQAIEQLKSYEH; encoded by the coding sequence ATGGCACAAAAAAGCATAGGAATAAGCGAAGCAACCGCAGCTGATTTGGCACGGGAAGCCAATAAACACAAGGTTTCCAGAGATAAAGTAATTTCTAAAATGCTGGATTTTTTCCGCATCTATGGGATTGACCCTTTCAATTACGATGCCCCAGCTGATGAGATGCAGAAGATCATCAAACGCATGGATAGCGTTGTTGCATTCATGAAGAAACAGGAAAAGGATATCCTTATTCCAACCTTAACAAGGCTTTCAACCAGAGAGGATATTGTTAAAGGCATTGCCGCCGGAACCAACAAAACCAGAGAAAGCTTGAGTGAATTATTGAAACTTCTAAGGGAAGATTTTGAAAAGGTTCAAAAAGAAAATCAGGAGCTAAAAAACCAACTGGCAGAAGCTCGAAAGAAGTCTTATCAGGAACATGGAAAGGTAGTTTCTGAGGTTTCTAAAATGCTCCAAATTACAATGGATGCAGGGGGTTGGGGAGGAAAAAAACAGGCAATAGAACAATTGAAAAGCTATGAACATTAA